A stretch of Lactuca sativa cultivar Salinas chromosome 6, Lsat_Salinas_v11, whole genome shotgun sequence DNA encodes these proteins:
- the LOC111891445 gene encoding peroxidase 12: protein MASKITVMPFHTLSVTILVVLVLVHLHGTEAQQQPLVQGLSWNYYQKSCPKLESIIKKQLEKVFKKDVTLAAALLRVHFHDCFVQGCDGSVLLDGSASGPVDSEKTAPPNLSLRGYDVIEDLRSRVNKECGSNTVSCSDITAIVARDAIVLTGGPQYKVPLGRRDGVTFATRNATLANLPSPFVPTGTLLTNLALKNFDATDAVALSGAHTIGVAHCTSFTRRLYPTQDTTMDKTYASNLKRVCPNANTNATTNMDLRSPNVFDNKYFVDLMNRQALLISDQDLYTDKRTRSIVTSFAVNQTLFFEKFVDVMVKMGQMEVLTGTQGEIRKKCSVRNSNELLISSVVEGDNMGSVESL, encoded by the exons ATGGCTTCTAAAATTACAGTAATGCCCTTTCACACACTGAGTGTGACAATATTGGTGGTGTTGGTTCTTGTGCATTTGCATGGAACAGAAGCACAACAGCAGCCATTGGTGCAGGGGCTTTCTTGGAATTACTATCAAAAAAGCTGTCCAAAATTGGAATCAATTATTAAAAAACAGTTGGAGAAGGTGTTCAAGAAGGATGTGACTCTTGCTGCTGCTCTACTTAGAGTTCACTTCCATGATTGTTTTGTTCAG GGTTGTGATGGTTCGGTGTTGTTGGATGGATCGGCTAGTGGACCCGTTGATAGCGAAAAGACTGCACCACCAAACTTAAGCTTGAGAGGTTATGATGTCATTGAGGATCTTCGTAGTCGGGTTAACAAAGAATGTGGTTCGAATACTGTTTCTTGTTCCGATATTACTGCTATTGTTGCTCGTGACGCCATTGTCTTG ACTGGTGGACCACAATATAAAGTTCCACTAGGCCGAAGAGATGGAGTAACATTCGCCACAAGAAATGCGACACTTGCAAATCTTCCATCGCCATTTGTCCCAACGGGCACACTGCTAACGAACCTAGCGCTCAAGAACTTTGACGCCACCGATGCTGTGGCCTTATCTGGAGCCCACACCATCGGTGTCGCGCATTGTACTTCTTTCACTCGACGTCTTTACCCTACACAAGACACAACCATGGATAAAACCTATGCTAGCAACCTTAAACGTGTATGCCCGAATGCTAATACCAATGCAACCACAAACATGGATCTTAGATCTCCGAATGTATTCGATAACAAGTACTTTGTTGATCTCATGAACAGACAAGCACTCTTGATATCGGATCAAGATTTATACACTGATAAAAGGACACGCTCTATTGTTACAAGCTTTGCGGttaatcaaacattgttttttgagaaATTTGTAGATGTTATGGTGAAGATGGGGCAAATGGAGGTGTTAACAGGCACACAAGGTGAAATTCGTAAAAAATGTTCGGTGCGTAACTCGAACGAGTTGCTTATATCGAGTGTTGTTGAAGGTGACAACATGGGCAGTGTTGAGAGTCTTTGA